The proteins below come from a single Candidatus Kirkpatrickella diaphorinae genomic window:
- the cobJ gene encoding precorrin-3B C(17)-methyltransferase — protein MSRLYVIGIGPGSLDLLTPEAREALGAVTHVYGYGPYLSRIQPLGAFTCHASDNGDEVARARQALAAAENKGGVALISGGDAGVFGMASALFEAMETGPAAWRAVDVKIVPGVTAVLAAASRLGAPLGNDFVIMSLSDNLKPWAVIEKRLIAAAQGDFVIALYNARSRARPDQLANAFDCLRTILPPETEVAFAHHVTRPDERLELSTLADCEAQQADMATLVLIGARSTRRVARPDGKAWLYTPRSVSEA, from the coding sequence ATGAGTCGGCTTTACGTTATCGGCATCGGGCCTGGAAGCCTCGACCTCCTCACGCCGGAAGCGCGGGAGGCGCTCGGCGCGGTCACGCATGTTTATGGGTACGGGCCATACCTCTCGCGTATCCAGCCTTTGGGGGCGTTTACGTGCCATGCCTCCGATAATGGCGATGAGGTGGCGCGCGCGCGTCAGGCCCTGGCGGCTGCGGAGAATAAGGGCGGGGTCGCCCTGATCTCCGGGGGGGATGCTGGTGTTTTCGGCATGGCGAGCGCGCTTTTTGAAGCGATGGAGACTGGCCCGGCCGCATGGCGCGCGGTTGACGTTAAAATCGTGCCGGGCGTGACGGCCGTTCTTGCGGCAGCTTCACGCCTGGGGGCGCCGCTTGGCAATGACTTCGTTATTATGTCCCTCTCCGATAATCTGAAGCCATGGGCCGTTATTGAGAAACGCCTCATCGCGGCGGCGCAGGGGGATTTCGTCATTGCACTTTACAATGCGAGGTCCCGCGCGCGGCCGGACCAGTTGGCGAACGCGTTTGACTGCCTGCGCACCATTCTGCCGCCGGAGACGGAAGTCGCCTTCGCCCACCACGTGACCCGGCCGGATGAGCGGCTGGAATTATCGACCCTCGCTGACTGCGAGGCCCAACAGGCCGATATGGCGACGCTTGTTCTGATCGGTGCGCGATCCACACGCCGCGTTGCGCGACCGGACGGCAAAGCGTGGCTCTACACGCCGCGCAGCGTGTCAGAGGCGTGA
- a CDS encoding precorrin-2 C(20)-methyltransferase: MTGKLVIIGVGPGDPELLTVKAARHIASAPIIAYFCAANSAGRAYMTAKAYIAPDAHLLQFVYPFTTGVAVTDARYMREIREFYDHCAREMAVHLDEGRDVTLLCEGDPFLYGSAMYLHDRLSERFESEIVPGVTGMSGCWSAARLPMVHGDDILTVLPCTLSEARLRQLTQAGDAFVFMKLGRNMPKLRRVLTALGLAASAIYVEHGSRPQQRIVPFPEAPERAPYFSMVLLPGRKRVR, encoded by the coding sequence ATGACGGGGAAGCTGGTCATTATCGGTGTCGGGCCGGGAGACCCGGAATTACTGACCGTGAAAGCAGCGCGTCACATCGCATCCGCGCCGATCATCGCCTATTTCTGCGCGGCAAATAGCGCCGGACGGGCTTACATGACGGCCAAGGCATATATCGCGCCCGACGCCCACCTTCTGCAATTTGTCTATCCCTTCACGACAGGTGTCGCGGTGACGGACGCACGATATATGCGTGAAATCCGTGAGTTTTATGATCATTGCGCCCGGGAAATGGCAGTGCATCTCGATGAGGGGCGTGATGTCACGCTTCTCTGCGAGGGGGATCCCTTCCTTTACGGTTCCGCCATGTATCTCCATGACCGCCTGTCCGAGCGCTTTGAAAGCGAGATCGTGCCCGGTGTCACCGGTATGAGCGGATGCTGGTCTGCAGCACGCCTGCCAATGGTGCATGGCGATGATATCCTGACCGTGCTGCCCTGCACGCTCAGCGAGGCGCGTCTGCGCCAACTCACGCAGGCGGGTGATGCGTTTGTTTTCATGAAATTAGGGCGCAATATGCCAAAATTACGGCGCGTCCTGACGGCGTTGGGCCTTGCCGCGTCGGCCATTTATGTGGAGCATGGCTCACGGCCCCAGCAACGCATCGTGCCTTTCCCGGAGGCGCCTGAGCGCGCGCCTTACTTCTCGATGGTGCTTCTGCCCGGGCGGAAACGCGTGCGATGA
- a CDS encoding cobalt-precorrin-6A reductase, with amino-acid sequence MRENMKILILGGTREARLLAEDPHVPQQARFIFSLAGVTQAPDLPHVQTRLGGFGGIEGLIAYLKRENIAAVIDATHPFAARISHHAAAACAATCRPILRLGRPAWRKQPGDHWVDVATLNDAIPALGMASCRVLLTTGRQHVAPFMAAPQHRYFLRSIEPVSQNLPAFFETIIARPPFTLEDELALFTLLKIDTLVTKNSGAPAIAAKLDAARQLGLRVVMINRPPLPPIEEVSTIEGALQWVARLASEDQGASSHASDTLRGV; translated from the coding sequence ATGAGAGAGAACATGAAAATCCTGATATTGGGCGGCACGAGAGAGGCGCGCCTGCTTGCTGAAGACCCGCACGTTCCGCAACAGGCACGTTTTATATTTTCTCTCGCGGGGGTAACGCAAGCGCCGGATTTGCCGCACGTTCAGACGCGCCTTGGTGGGTTCGGCGGTATTGAGGGCCTGATCGCTTATCTCAAGCGGGAAAATATTGCCGCCGTGATTGACGCGACCCATCCCTTCGCCGCGCGCATCAGCCATCATGCTGCCGCCGCCTGCGCGGCAACTTGCCGTCCGATATTACGACTCGGTCGACCTGCTTGGCGGAAACAGCCGGGAGATCATTGGGTGGATGTCGCCACCTTGAATGACGCGATCCCGGCGCTCGGCATGGCGTCATGTCGCGTATTGCTGACAACGGGGCGGCAGCATGTCGCACCTTTCATGGCGGCACCGCAGCATCGTTATTTCCTGAGGTCGATCGAACCGGTTTCACAAAATCTTCCCGCGTTCTTCGAGACGATCATCGCGCGCCCGCCTTTCACGTTGGAGGATGAACTTGCCCTTTTCACGCTTTTAAAGATCGATACGCTCGTCACGAAAAATAGTGGTGCGCCCGCCATCGCCGCAAAACTGGACGCTGCGCGACAGCTCGGACTGCGCGTGGTCATGATCAACCGCCCGCCTCTCCCCCCCATCGAGGAAGTCAGCACGATCGAAGGCGCGCTTCAGTGGGTGGCCCGGCTTGCTTCAGAAGATCAAGGGGCGAGTAGTCACGCCTCTGACACGCTGCGCGGCGTGTAG